The Haloplanus sp. CK5-1 genome contains a region encoding:
- a CDS encoding digeranylgeranylglycerophospholipid reductase, translating to MSDRFDVIVAGAGPAGAQCARDLAQRGHDVVVLEAEAEDGFPRQSNKSTAGTFHSMMASFGVPDDVVMNYTDDVVLESPNEHYVQHQPGAVLEFAEFKQWLVSEGRDEGATYRFDARVNGPIMDDGTISGVRYAGDEEVYADIVVDATGPAAPLAKELGVSDLSREKQAIGVEWEMEGVDVDHPEYADLTDTMMLRLDHEYAPGGYSWIFHTGGDTAKVGLCYIQNESHERYGRDDAGIDDYLHHWLETDPRFADAERIAEKQQHRGSAHIQMPRQLCTDGFMAIGDTVPTIDPLWGEGIHKGMKSGRMAAITADRCFAHDDPDTSAEAMSVYSKLWHSEVAPRMRERLLMTELLYLAPNDRYDTLMSDLNATDSDTLAKANAGNVRAMLRLVHLRDMPLLGRFAKERLGE from the coding sequence ATGTCCGACCGTTTCGACGTGATCGTCGCCGGCGCTGGGCCTGCCGGGGCCCAGTGTGCGCGCGACCTCGCTCAGCGGGGGCACGACGTCGTCGTCCTCGAGGCCGAAGCCGAGGACGGGTTCCCCCGTCAGAGCAACAAGTCGACTGCCGGCACGTTTCACTCCATGATGGCCTCTTTCGGCGTGCCGGACGACGTGGTGATGAACTACACCGACGACGTGGTGCTCGAATCCCCCAACGAACACTACGTCCAACACCAACCCGGCGCGGTTCTGGAGTTCGCGGAGTTCAAACAGTGGCTCGTGAGTGAGGGACGCGACGAGGGTGCGACCTACCGATTCGACGCCCGGGTGAACGGGCCGATCATGGACGACGGCACGATTTCGGGCGTCCGGTACGCGGGCGACGAAGAAGTGTACGCGGACATCGTCGTCGACGCCACCGGGCCGGCCGCCCCCCTCGCGAAGGAACTCGGGGTGAGCGACCTCTCCCGGGAGAAACAGGCCATCGGTGTCGAGTGGGAGATGGAGGGGGTCGACGTCGATCACCCGGAGTACGCCGACCTGACCGACACGATGATGCTCCGGCTGGATCACGAGTACGCCCCCGGCGGCTACTCCTGGATCTTCCACACCGGCGGCGACACCGCGAAGGTCGGTCTCTGTTACATCCAAAACGAGAGCCACGAACGCTACGGCCGCGACGACGCGGGCATCGACGACTACCTCCACCACTGGCTCGAAACCGATCCGCGCTTCGCCGACGCCGAGCGCATCGCCGAGAAACAGCAACACCGCGGCTCGGCCCACATCCAGATGCCCAGACAGCTCTGTACGGACGGGTTCATGGCCATCGGCGACACCGTCCCGACGATCGATCCGCTGTGGGGCGAGGGGATCCACAAGGGGATGAAATCCGGTCGAATGGCCGCCATCACCGCCGACCGCTGTTTCGCTCACGACGACCCCGACACCTCCGCGGAGGCGATGTCGGTGTACAGCAAACTCTGGCACAGCGAGGTCGCCCCACGGATGCGCGAACGACTGCTGATGACGGAACTTCTCTATCTCGCCCCCAACGACCGGTACGACACCCTGATGTCGGACCTCAACGCCACGGACAGTGACACCCTCGCGAAAGCCAACGCGGGCAACGTCCGGGCGATGTTGCGACTGGTCCACCTGCGGGACATGCCGCTCCTCGGGCGGTTCGCCAAGGAACGGCTGGGCGAGTGA
- a CDS encoding aldo/keto reductase gives MSTPPNSDGSTTTEMPVLGLGTWQNTDPEDCAAAVATALEMGYRHVDTAQAYDNEEHVGDGIARADVPRDDVFLATKVWIDQLAADDVLSSTEESLDKLGVDYVDLLYVHWPAGAYDPEETLGAFEELHESGRIDRIGISNFQPEGVTEAVELTDAPIFANQIECHPLLPQEELRAHCAAHDVEVVAYSPLARGEVFDVPEIQAVAERHGVSEAQVSLAWLREKGVTAIPKATTEGHIRDNWASLSLDLDDEDVERIDGIERRERRIDPDFAPW, from the coding sequence ATGTCCACTCCCCCGAACAGCGACGGATCGACGACGACCGAAATGCCGGTACTGGGACTCGGAACCTGGCAGAACACGGATCCCGAGGACTGCGCAGCGGCGGTCGCAACCGCCTTGGAGATGGGGTATCGACACGTCGACACGGCACAGGCGTACGACAACGAGGAACACGTCGGCGACGGCATCGCGCGGGCCGACGTGCCACGCGACGACGTGTTTCTCGCGACGAAGGTGTGGATCGACCAACTCGCGGCCGACGACGTGTTGTCCTCGACCGAAGAGAGCCTCGACAAACTCGGCGTCGACTACGTCGACCTGCTGTACGTCCACTGGCCCGCCGGGGCGTACGACCCCGAGGAAACGCTCGGGGCGTTCGAGGAACTCCACGAGTCGGGGCGGATCGACCGGATCGGGATCAGCAACTTCCAGCCCGAGGGAGTGACCGAGGCGGTCGAACTGACGGACGCACCGATCTTCGCCAACCAGATCGAGTGTCACCCCCTGCTCCCACAGGAAGAACTCCGAGCACACTGTGCCGCTCACGACGTCGAAGTGGTTGCGTACTCGCCGCTGGCCCGTGGCGAGGTGTTCGACGTGCCGGAGATCCAGGCGGTCGCGGAGAGACACGGCGTCAGCGAGGCACAGGTGTCGCTCGCGTGGCTCCGCGAGAAGGGCGTCACCGCCATCCCGAAGGCGACGACCGAGGGCCACATCCGCGACAACTGGGCCTCGCTGTCGCTCGACCTCGACGACGAGGACGTTGAACGCATCGACGGCATCGAGCGTCGCGAGCGGCGGATCGACCCCGACTTCGCACCCTGGTAA
- the acs gene encoding acetate--CoA ligase, translating to MSDDDDIELEARLEEQAAFKPSDAFADQANVSDPGIYEEFEENWPECWEAAADLLDWDAGYDQVLDDSNPPFYEWFTGGELNASANCLDRHLDERGDEAAIEWVGEPVDEDDRTYTYEELHREVNEFAAGLRDLGVGEDDVVTMYMPMIPELPIAMLACARIGAPHSVVFAGFSADALATRMDAADSEYLVTCDGYYRRGDPLDHLAKANEGLDGVEGHVEDVVVTERLLDGDGFGHDLADNQRTYADLVAAHEGETVEPVQRDAEDMLFLMYTSGTTGQPKGVKHTTGGYLAWAAWTGQAVLDIKPEDTYFCSADIGWITGHSYIVYGPLALGTTTMMYEGTPDHPDRDRLWQIVDDYDATQLYTAPTAIRAFMKWGAEYPDRHDLSSLRLLGTVGEPINPRAWKWYYKHIGNEECPIVDTWWQTETGGMMVTTLPGVKTMKPGSAGPPLPGVDARIVDTNGDEVEAGRAGYLTVEKPWPGMLRTLYRNDERYIEEYWAEYSDTDSSDPEDWVYFPEDGAKIDDDGYITVLGRVDDVINVSGHRLGTMEIESAIVGVEGVAEAAVVGGDHEMKGEAVYAYVITEEGYDENDELRDRIVAGVEDAIGPIARPERVVFSPDLPKTRSGKIMRRLLEDIANEAELGDTSTLRNPDIVEDIQGKISGD from the coding sequence ATGTCCGATGACGACGACATCGAACTGGAGGCGCGCCTCGAAGAACAGGCAGCGTTCAAACCCTCCGACGCGTTCGCCGACCAGGCGAACGTCTCGGATCCGGGCATCTACGAGGAGTTCGAGGAGAACTGGCCGGAGTGTTGGGAGGCAGCCGCCGATCTCCTCGACTGGGACGCGGGGTACGATCAGGTGCTCGACGACTCGAACCCGCCGTTCTACGAGTGGTTCACCGGGGGAGAACTGAACGCGTCGGCCAACTGTCTCGACCGGCACCTCGACGAGCGTGGCGACGAGGCGGCCATCGAGTGGGTCGGTGAACCCGTCGACGAGGACGACCGGACGTACACGTACGAGGAACTCCACCGCGAGGTCAACGAGTTCGCCGCGGGGTTGCGGGACCTGGGCGTCGGCGAGGACGACGTGGTGACGATGTACATGCCGATGATCCCCGAACTTCCCATCGCCATGCTCGCGTGTGCGCGCATCGGTGCGCCACACAGCGTCGTGTTCGCGGGGTTCTCGGCGGACGCGCTGGCGACCCGGATGGACGCCGCCGACTCCGAGTATCTCGTCACCTGCGACGGCTACTACCGCCGTGGTGATCCGCTCGACCACCTCGCGAAGGCCAACGAGGGACTCGACGGCGTCGAGGGCCACGTCGAGGACGTGGTCGTCACCGAACGCCTCCTGGACGGCGACGGCTTCGGCCACGACCTGGCGGACAACCAGCGCACCTACGCCGACCTCGTCGCCGCCCACGAGGGCGAGACGGTCGAGCCGGTCCAGCGCGACGCCGAGGACATGCTCTTCTTGATGTACACGTCCGGGACGACCGGGCAACCGAAGGGCGTGAAACACACCACCGGCGGCTACCTCGCGTGGGCGGCGTGGACCGGGCAGGCGGTACTCGACATCAAGCCCGAGGACACGTACTTCTGCTCGGCGGACATCGGCTGGATCACCGGCCACTCCTACATCGTCTACGGACCGCTCGCGCTCGGCACGACGACGATGATGTACGAGGGGACACCCGACCACCCCGACCGGGACCGCCTCTGGCAGATCGTCGACGACTACGACGCGACCCAACTCTACACCGCGCCGACCGCGATCAGGGCGTTCATGAAGTGGGGAGCGGAGTACCCCGACCGCCACGACCTCTCCAGCCTCCGGCTGCTTGGGACGGTCGGCGAACCCATCAACCCGCGGGCGTGGAAGTGGTACTACAAACACATCGGGAACGAGGAGTGTCCCATCGTCGACACGTGGTGGCAGACCGAGACGGGCGGGATGATGGTCACGACCCTCCCGGGGGTCAAGACGATGAAGCCCGGGAGCGCGGGCCCGCCCCTGCCGGGCGTCGACGCACGGATCGTCGACACCAACGGCGACGAAGTGGAGGCCGGCCGCGCTGGCTACCTCACGGTCGAGAAGCCCTGGCCCGGCATGCTGCGGACGCTCTACCGCAACGACGAGCGGTACATCGAGGAGTACTGGGCGGAGTACTCCGACACCGACAGTTCCGACCCCGAGGACTGGGTGTACTTCCCCGAGGACGGCGCGAAGATCGACGACGATGGCTACATCACCGTCCTCGGCCGGGTCGACGACGTGATCAACGTCTCCGGCCACCGCTTGGGGACGATGGAGATCGAGTCGGCCATCGTCGGCGTGGAGGGCGTCGCAGAGGCGGCGGTCGTCGGCGGCGACCACGAGATGAAAGGCGAGGCGGTGTACGCCTACGTCATCACCGAGGAGGGGTACGATGAGAACGACGAACTCCGGGACCGGATCGTCGCGGGCGTCGAGGACGCTATCGGCCCGATCGCACGCCCAGAACGGGTGGTCTTCTCGCCCGATCTGCCCAAGACCCGGTCGGGCAAGATCATGCGCCGTCTGCTGGAGGACATCGCCAACGAGGCCGAACTGGGCGACACGTCGACGCTACGAAATCCCGACATCGTCGAGGACATTCAGGGCAAGATCAGCGGCGACTGA
- a CDS encoding MFS transporter has translation MVTVSRFYASVADVVTDLRRDGSGWVLLFVSLGWFLTLGVRIVYPALLPQVTAEFGVDNATAGLFIGVLWTTYALFQFPGGALADVVGERSVLTGSVLLTVVGVGAIFASTTLPLFVAATILLGLGTGLYGTTRITVISAVYERMETTAISVSQAAGNVGNVVLPASAGAVSVYLGWRWGFGILLPVLVVAAVGIWIAVPRRSSAHDEGESFRRTMSTVATEVKRPRVLSVTVLLSLNMFLYQSVTGFLPTYLIEVKGQDPGTAATLFSLFFAAAIGLQFLSGVTADRFGNRVAIGLFLGLSVPAFGLLTVVETLPALVGVVLLLSCMLGGMPPVNAAGVGSLPDEIRGSGFGLLRTGYIAFGAIGPPTVGHLADYGLFDGAFLLLGGVALATSLWGLVFQRIGEGA, from the coding sequence ATGGTAACGGTGTCCCGGTTCTACGCGTCGGTCGCCGACGTGGTGACCGACCTCAGGCGTGACGGCTCCGGGTGGGTCCTCCTGTTCGTCTCGCTTGGCTGGTTTCTGACACTCGGCGTGCGCATCGTCTATCCGGCACTTCTCCCGCAGGTGACCGCGGAGTTCGGCGTCGACAACGCGACCGCGGGGCTGTTCATCGGCGTCCTGTGGACGACCTACGCGCTCTTTCAGTTCCCCGGCGGTGCCCTGGCCGACGTCGTCGGGGAGCGATCCGTGCTCACCGGGAGCGTCCTGCTCACGGTCGTCGGCGTCGGAGCCATCTTCGCCTCGACGACGCTGCCGCTGTTCGTCGCCGCGACGATCCTGCTCGGCCTCGGGACTGGACTCTACGGAACCACCCGGATCACGGTGATCTCGGCGGTGTACGAGCGGATGGAGACGACAGCGATCAGCGTGTCGCAGGCGGCTGGCAACGTCGGCAACGTCGTGTTGCCGGCGAGTGCGGGGGCCGTCAGCGTCTACCTCGGCTGGCGGTGGGGATTCGGGATCCTGTTGCCGGTCTTGGTCGTCGCCGCGGTGGGCATCTGGATCGCAGTCCCCCGGCGGTCGTCAGCCCACGACGAGGGTGAGTCGTTCCGGAGGACGATGTCGACCGTCGCCACGGAAGTCAAGCGCCCGCGGGTCCTCTCGGTCACCGTCCTCCTCTCGCTCAACATGTTCCTCTACCAGAGCGTAACGGGGTTCCTGCCGACGTACCTCATCGAGGTGAAAGGGCAGGATCCGGGGACGGCCGCGACGCTGTTCAGCCTCTTTTTCGCCGCCGCGATCGGACTGCAGTTCCTGTCTGGTGTGACGGCCGACCGCTTCGGCAACCGGGTCGCTATCGGGCTGTTTCTCGGGCTCAGCGTCCCGGCGTTCGGCCTGCTCACGGTCGTCGAGACGCTGCCAGCGTTGGTGGGTGTCGTCCTCCTGTTGAGTTGTATGCTCGGCGGGATGCCGCCGGTGAACGCCGCGGGCGTCGGATCGCTCCCCGACGAGATTCGGGGGAGCGGATTCGGCCTCCTCCGGACCGGATACATCGCGTTCGGCGCGATCGGTCCGCCGACGGTCGGGCACCTCGCGGACTACGGGCTGTTCGACGGGGCGTTCCTCCTCCTCGGCGGCGTCGCCCTCGCGACGAGCCTCTGGGGACTCGTCTTCCAGCGGATCGGCGAGGGGGCGTAG
- a CDS encoding 2-oxoacid:acceptor oxidoreductase subunit alpha → MPADFNWAIGGEAGDGIDSTGKIFAQALSRAGRHVFTSKDFASRIRGGYTSYKIRTSVSQVQSVVDRLDVLIALTQRTIDENLNELHDGSVIIYDGDRTTMQDVEIPDGMIGLDVPLKGLAEDAGGAIMRNVVALGAACAVSGFPIENLDSALEKRFGDKGRSIVENNMTAARKGRDYVEDEYDEAFGYDLECTDEDYVLLNGDEAIGMGAIAGGCRFYAGYPITPATNVMEYLTGRIERYGGHVVQAEDELSAINMALGAARSGARSMTATSGPGIDLMTETFGLVATSETPLVICNVMRSGPSTGMPTKQEQGDLNAMLYGGHGEVPRFVLAPTTIAECFHKTVEAFNLAEKYQIPVYLTADLSLAVTEQTYAPEEFDMDAVEIDRGKVVDEETVGEWQDEEGRFKPHALTDDGVSPRAFPGTEGGVHMSTGLEHDELGRRTEDTEMRVQQVDKRSRKVETARDREAFEPREFGDADADTLVVSWGSNEGAMVEAMRFLDDRGIDVRFLSVPYVFPRPDLTEAVEAAAETIVVECNATGQFADLIEHDTLTRVTRLNKYDGVRFKADELAERIAAALGTQAAGEEATP, encoded by the coding sequence ATGCCTGCGGACTTCAACTGGGCGATCGGTGGCGAGGCCGGCGACGGCATCGACTCCACCGGAAAAATCTTCGCCCAGGCGCTTTCGAGGGCCGGTCGGCACGTGTTCACCTCCAAGGACTTCGCGTCGCGGATCCGCGGCGGGTACACCTCGTACAAGATCCGGACGTCGGTATCGCAGGTCCAGAGCGTCGTCGACCGTCTCGACGTTCTCATCGCGTTGACCCAGCGCACCATCGACGAGAACCTGAACGAACTCCACGACGGGAGCGTCATCATCTACGACGGGGACCGGACGACCATGCAGGACGTCGAGATTCCCGACGGGATGATCGGTCTCGACGTCCCCCTGAAGGGACTCGCCGAGGATGCCGGGGGGGCGATCATGCGCAACGTCGTCGCCCTCGGCGCGGCGTGTGCGGTGAGCGGGTTCCCGATCGAGAACCTCGACAGCGCGCTCGAGAAACGGTTCGGCGACAAGGGACGATCGATCGTCGAGAACAACATGACCGCCGCCCGGAAGGGGCGGGACTACGTCGAAGACGAGTACGACGAAGCCTTCGGCTACGATCTGGAGTGTACCGACGAGGACTACGTCCTCCTGAACGGCGACGAGGCGATCGGCATGGGAGCCATCGCCGGCGGCTGTCGGTTTTACGCCGGCTACCCGATCACGCCCGCGACCAACGTGATGGAGTATCTCACCGGCCGGATCGAACGCTACGGAGGCCACGTCGTCCAGGCCGAGGACGAACTCTCGGCGATCAACATGGCGCTCGGGGCGGCTCGCTCGGGCGCCCGGTCCATGACGGCCACGTCCGGGCCGGGGATCGACCTCATGACCGAGACGTTCGGGCTGGTGGCGACCAGCGAGACGCCGCTGGTCATCTGTAACGTGATGCGGTCGGGGCCCTCGACCGGGATGCCGACCAAACAGGAGCAGGGCGACTTGAACGCCATGCTCTACGGCGGTCACGGCGAAGTGCCGCGGTTCGTTCTCGCGCCGACGACCATCGCGGAGTGTTTCCACAAGACCGTCGAGGCGTTCAACCTCGCGGAGAAGTACCAGATCCCCGTCTACCTCACGGCCGACCTCTCGCTCGCGGTCACCGAGCAGACCTACGCGCCCGAGGAGTTCGACATGGACGCCGTCGAGATCGATCGCGGGAAGGTCGTCGACGAGGAGACCGTCGGCGAGTGGCAGGACGAGGAGGGTCGGTTCAAACCCCACGCTCTCACCGACGACGGCGTCAGCCCGCGGGCGTTCCCCGGGACCGAAGGCGGCGTCCACATGTCCACCGGCCTCGAACACGACGAACTCGGCCGGCGGACGGAGGACACGGAGATGCGCGTCCAGCAAGTCGACAAGCGGAGCCGAAAGGTCGAGACGGCCCGCGACCGGGAAGCGTTCGAACCACGGGAGTTCGGCGACGCGGACGCGGACACGCTCGTCGTCTCGTGGGGGTCGAACGAGGGCGCGATGGTCGAGGCGATGCGCTTTCTCGACGATCGGGGCATCGACGTGCGGTTCCTCTCGGTGCCCTACGTCTTCCCGCGTCCCGACCTGACCGAGGCCGTCGAGGCCGCGGCGGAGACCATCGTCGTCGAGTGTAACGCGACCGGGCAGTTCGCGGACCTGATCGAGCACGACACGCTGACGCGCGTGACACGGCTGAACAAGTACGACGGCGTCCGCTTCAAGGCGGACGAACTCGCGGAGCGGATCGCAGCGGCACTCGGCACCCAGGCGGCCGGAGAGGAGGCAACCCCATGA
- a CDS encoding DUF373 family protein, with product MTTLVLCVDRANDIGRTTGVSMPVDGWDAVQSLATEVGLADPEDSTVNCLLEALRVTRDLRNDGEEATVAAVSGSGDTAVDADRSVAAQIDQLLDRHDPASAIIVTDSADDERLIPVVESRLPVDSVDRIVVRQARDIESTYYLLKQFLADEQLRSTVLVPLGVGLLLLPVLLVRFSVGVALAGLASLLGAAVLYKGLAIDAYIARLPDQTRDALYSGQVSVVTYAVAAGLALVGAFLGALAVSPVSDGVVLVPVMLFLYSSIPWLALAALTASAGRLLDELIDTDRIPRPYLNLPFGVVALGLVVRGFAGYFLERESVLAHLRVAGVTVLPTHRLALFVVSAIVVSLVGVRVGAHLADEGKGTGDPDPDPETVERS from the coding sequence GTGACGACGCTCGTCCTGTGTGTCGACCGCGCCAACGACATCGGGCGGACGACCGGGGTGTCGATGCCCGTCGACGGCTGGGACGCGGTCCAGTCGCTGGCGACGGAAGTCGGATTGGCCGACCCCGAGGACTCGACGGTCAACTGCCTCCTCGAAGCGCTTCGCGTCACGCGTGACCTCCGGAACGACGGCGAGGAGGCGACCGTCGCCGCCGTCTCCGGCTCCGGCGACACCGCCGTCGATGCCGACCGGTCGGTCGCCGCACAGATCGACCAACTGCTGGACCGCCACGACCCCGCGTCGGCGATCATCGTCACCGACAGCGCCGACGACGAGCGACTGATTCCGGTCGTCGAGAGCCGCCTCCCCGTCGACTCCGTCGACCGGATCGTCGTCAGACAGGCACGAGATATCGAGTCGACGTACTACCTCCTCAAGCAGTTCCTCGCCGACGAACAACTCCGGTCGACGGTACTGGTCCCGCTCGGCGTCGGCCTCCTGCTCCTGCCCGTGTTGCTCGTCCGCTTCTCGGTCGGTGTGGCGCTCGCCGGCCTCGCCTCCCTGCTCGGGGCGGCGGTGTTGTACAAGGGACTGGCGATCGACGCCTACATCGCTCGCCTCCCCGACCAGACCCGGGACGCCCTCTACTCCGGGCAGGTGTCGGTCGTCACCTACGCAGTCGCGGCCGGGCTCGCGCTCGTCGGTGCCTTTCTCGGTGCGCTCGCCGTCTCCCCCGTCTCGGACGGAGTCGTTCTGGTACCGGTCATGCTGTTTCTCTACAGTAGCATCCCGTGGCTGGCGCTGGCGGCGCTGACCGCGAGCGCCGGGCGACTCCTCGACGAACTCATCGACACCGACCGCATCCCACGGCCCTACCTGAACCTGCCCTTCGGCGTCGTCGCCCTCGGCCTGGTCGTCCGTGGGTTCGCGGGCTACTTCCTCGAACGGGAGTCGGTGCTCGCTCACCTGCGCGTGGCCGGCGTCACCGTCCTCCCCACGCATCGCCTCGCCCTCTTCGTCGTCTCGGCCATTGTCGTCTCCCTCGTCGGCGTTCGCGTCGGCGCGCACCTCGCCGACGAGGGGAAAGGGACGGGCGATCCGGACCCCGACCCCGAGACGGTCGAGCGGTCGTAG
- a CDS encoding 2-oxoacid:ferredoxin oxidoreductase subunit beta yields the protein MSSNVRFTDFKSDAQPTWCPGCGDFGTMNGMMKALAETGNSPDETFVVAGIGCSGKIGTYMRSYAIHGVHGRALPVGAGVKLANPDVEVMVAGGDGDGYSIGAGHFIHAVRRNVDMTYVVMDNRIYGLTKGQASPTSREDFETSTTPEGPQQPPVNPLALALAASGTFIAQSFSTDAQRHADIVKQAVEHDGFGFVNVFSPCVTFNDVDTYDYFRDHIVDLADVDHDPTDYEDARSRILDPGKEYQGVLYRDEDSVPYSRRHGVDADMTDVPDGAPEDATDLVREFY from the coding sequence ATGAGTTCCAACGTTCGATTCACCGATTTCAAATCCGACGCACAGCCGACGTGGTGTCCGGGATGTGGCGACTTCGGCACCATGAACGGGATGATGAAGGCGCTGGCCGAAACCGGCAACAGCCCCGACGAGACGTTCGTCGTCGCGGGCATCGGCTGCTCGGGCAAGATCGGAACGTACATGCGCTCCTACGCCATCCACGGCGTCCACGGCCGCGCGCTTCCGGTCGGTGCCGGCGTCAAACTCGCCAACCCCGACGTCGAGGTGATGGTCGCGGGCGGCGACGGCGACGGCTACTCCATCGGCGCGGGGCATTTCATCCACGCCGTCCGCCGCAACGTCGACATGACCTACGTCGTGATGGACAATCGCATCTACGGGCTGACGAAGGGCCAGGCCTCGCCGACCAGCCGCGAGGACTTCGAGACGTCGACCACACCCGAGGGGCCACAGCAACCCCCGGTGAACCCACTGGCGCTCGCACTCGCCGCGAGCGGCACCTTCATCGCACAGTCGTTCTCGACCGACGCCCAGCGTCACGCCGACATCGTCAAACAGGCTGTCGAACACGACGGCTTCGGCTTCGTCAACGTGTTCTCGCCCTGTGTGACGTTCAACGACGTCGACACGTACGACTACTTCCGTGACCACATCGTCGACCTCGCGGACGTCGACCACGATCCCACCGACTACGAGGACGCCCGGTCGCGCATCCTCGACCCCGGCAAGGAGTACCAGGGCGTCCTCTACCGGGACGAGGACTCGGTGCCGTACAGTCGACGACACGGCGTCGACGCGGACATGACAGACGTCCCCGACGGCGCGCCCGAGGACGCGACGGACCTCGTCCGCGAGTTCTACTGA
- a CDS encoding sodium:solute symporter family transporter, translating to MVTTTPVLGLVVVVLIAFAAFGAWFARGRIETVEDYITARNSTGGGALTATLVASSMGAWILFSPAEAGAAFGGVTAVAGYAAGSALALVAFAVLGPRIRELIPDGHSLTEYAYARYGTAMYGYVLLVSVAYMFVFLAAEFTGIASALSLLAGVPGWQTATVVGVTVLAYTGYGGLRASMVTDTVQTILILPLLIVSVVVTLLSLGGTGAAHAAIVDASPDLLAVGSPTGVEFGVYVVVAVVGAEMLNQAWWQRVYAARDERTLRRSFLVAAVAVVPMVLLAGVFGPVAVGLGLVEAPGDASVSFFLVVNEVLPDAAVAVVALLATLLVVSSADTLFNAIASIVTVDLPRAFDVSDAGLTAAARGVTVVVAAAATGVGAQGYSVLTLFLLADLLAAATFVPLLHGLYSSRAWSGGALLASAAGLVVGLAFFPPARGVLPLAALPAASYFVSFLGAAAVSTGLAVLTARLVDRPYDLTRLDRDIRRLEDPEASTDGGTER from the coding sequence GTGGTGACGACGACGCCGGTTCTCGGACTCGTGGTCGTCGTGTTAATCGCCTTCGCCGCGTTCGGCGCGTGGTTCGCCCGCGGTCGCATCGAGACGGTCGAGGATTACATCACCGCCCGGAACTCCACCGGCGGCGGAGCGCTGACCGCGACCCTCGTCGCCTCCAGCATGGGAGCGTGGATCCTCTTCAGTCCCGCCGAGGCGGGGGCGGCGTTCGGCGGCGTGACCGCCGTCGCCGGCTACGCCGCCGGATCGGCGCTGGCACTCGTCGCCTTCGCGGTCCTCGGTCCGCGGATTCGGGAGCTGATTCCCGACGGCCACAGTCTCACGGAGTACGCCTACGCCCGCTACGGGACGGCGATGTACGGCTACGTCCTGCTGGTGAGCGTCGCCTACATGTTCGTCTTCCTCGCCGCCGAGTTCACCGGCATCGCGAGTGCGCTCTCCCTGCTCGCTGGTGTCCCCGGTTGGCAGACGGCGACGGTCGTCGGCGTCACCGTCCTCGCGTACACCGGTTATGGCGGCCTCCGAGCGAGCATGGTCACCGACACCGTCCAGACGATCCTCATCCTGCCCCTGTTGATCGTCAGCGTCGTCGTTACGCTCCTCTCGCTCGGCGGTACCGGAGCCGCCCACGCCGCGATCGTCGACGCCTCGCCCGACCTGCTGGCGGTCGGGTCGCCGACCGGCGTGGAGTTCGGCGTCTACGTCGTCGTCGCCGTCGTCGGCGCAGAGATGCTGAACCAGGCGTGGTGGCAGCGAGTGTACGCCGCCCGCGACGAGCGGACGCTCCGACGCTCCTTCCTCGTCGCCGCCGTCGCCGTCGTTCCCATGGTTCTCCTTGCCGGCGTGTTCGGCCCCGTCGCGGTCGGTCTCGGCCTCGTCGAGGCACCCGGCGACGCCAGCGTCTCCTTCTTCCTCGTCGTGAACGAGGTGTTACCCGACGCCGCCGTCGCAGTCGTCGCCCTCCTCGCGACCCTGCTCGTCGTCTCCAGTGCGGACACGCTGTTCAACGCCATCGCGAGCATCGTCACGGTCGACCTCCCCCGCGCGTTCGACGTCTCCGACGCCGGCCTGACCGCGGCCGCCCGCGGGGTGACCGTCGTCGTCGCCGCCGCCGCCACCGGCGTCGGCGCACAGGGCTACTCCGTGCTCACGCTCTTTCTGCTCGCCGACCTCCTCGCCGCCGCGACGTTCGTCCCCCTCCTTCATGGCCTCTACTCCTCGCGGGCGTGGTCCGGCGGGGCGCTCCTGGCAAGTGCGGCCGGCCTCGTCGTCGGCCTGGCCTTCTTCCCGCCCGCTCGGGGCGTCCTCCCCCTCGCTGCGCTCCCCGCGGCCTCCTACTTCGTCTCCTTCCTCGGGGCCGCCGCCGTCTCAACGGGGCTGGCGGTCCTGACGGCGCGTCTCGTCGACCGGCCGTACGACCTCACCCGACTCGACCGTGACATCCGCCGACTCGAGGATCCGGAGGCCTCGACCGACGGGGGGACGGAGCGATGA